GGCCAAGCACGACGATGCGCACCGACCCGCGCGCTGGAAGCTCTCCCCCCGGGCCGCCGTGACCTACCTCATGGGAGGCAAGGCGGGGGACACGCAGATCTCACCTAAGTACATCGGTAACAGACGGCTGATCGAAACGGCGGTCGCCACCCTGGCGACGGACCGCGCCCTGCTGCTCCTCGGCGTGCCGGGGACAGCCAAGTCATGGGTATCCGAGCACTTGGCCGCGGCGATCTCCGGTGACTCCCAGCGCCTGGTCCAATGCACCGCCGGCACGGACTAGAACCAGATCCGCTACGGCTGGAACTACGCCCAGCTGCTCGCCCACGGCCCCTCGCGGGACGCCCTGGTGGCGACGCCCCTGATGCGGGCGATGGAAGACGGCACCGTGGTGCGCTTCGAGGAACTGACCCGCATGGGCTCGGACGTGCAGGACACGCTGATCACCGTGTTGTCCGAGAAGATCCTACCCATCCCCGAGCTCGACTCCGCGATCAACGCGGTGCGCGGCTTCAACATGATCGCCACAGCGAACAATCGCGATAAGGGCGTCAATGAGCTGTCGAGCGCCCTCAAGCGGCGCTTCAACGTGGTGGTGCTGCCCTTGCCGGCGACCCTGGAGGAGGAAGCCGCCATCGTGACCAAGCGCGTCGGCGAGCTTGGGGCATCGCTCGAACTGCCGAGTGCAGCGCCGCCGGAGGAGGAGATCATGCGCGTGGTCTCCATGTTCCGCGAACTCCGCGAAGGGCAGACCCTCGACGGCAAGCTCAAGCTCAAGTCACCGAGTGGCACCCTCTCGACCGCGGAGGCCATCGCAGTCTCGATCGGCGCCTGGTCCGAGGGTGCGCATCTGCGCGATGGCGTAATCGATGCAGAGAGCCTCGCCACCAACCTGGTCGGCGCCGTGGTCAAGGACCCGGTGCAGGACGCCATCGTCCTGCAGGAGTATCTCGAGACTGTGGTCCGCAAGCGCAAGCAATGGACCGATCTTTACAGCGCCATGCGGGACGTCCTCTGAGGGTGCCCGCACCGGTTCACATCCTCGGCATCCGCCACCACGGCCCTGGCAGCGCCGCCAGCCTGGTACGCGCTCTCGATGCCCTCGCGCCTGCACACGTGCTCATCGAGGGTCCCCCGGAGGCGAGTGACCTGATCAGCCTCGCCACCCTGCCAGGCATGGCCCCCCCGATCGCCCTCCTCGTGTACCCCAAAGGTCAACCCGAGGTGGCGAGGTTCTACCCCTTCGCGGAGTACTCGCCAGAGTGGCAAGCGATGCGCTGGGCCCTGCGCCACGAGGTGCCGGTCGAGTTCGTGGACCAACCCTTCGAACTGCCGCCCGAACCGGAAGAGACCACCGAGTCAGAAGACGCCGATACGGGCTCCGTGCCTGAAGACACCGAGCAGGACACAACGCAAGTCCTTCTACAACAGGATCCCCTGCAGGCGCTCGCCACGGCCGCCGGCCATTCAGACGGTGAGGCCTGGTGGAACGCTCTGGTGGAGCAGTCCGTCAATGCGCCTTCGGTGTTCGAAGCGATCACCAAGGCCATGGCCAGCGTGCGCGAGAGCGCCGATGAGATCCCTCCGCGGGAACTCGCGCGTGAAGCGTTCATGCGCTTACGCCTGCGTCAGGTGGAGAAGGAGAGCGACGGCCCGGTCGCCTTCATCTGCGGCGCCTGGCATGCACCAGCGCTCCTCGAGCGTCCCTCCCTCGCCCAGGATCGCGCCCTGGTCAAAGGGCGAAAACGAGTGAACGTGGAAGGGTGCTGGGTGCCCTGGACCGATCGCCGCCTGGCCTACGCCAGCGGCTACGGCGCCGGCGTACTGTCCCCCGGCTGGTATCGCCACCTGTGGCAGCGCCTAGCCGATGGAGACGTCGTCACGCTGGCCGCCCACTGGCAAGCCCAGGCAGCGGAGCTACTGCGCGCATCCGGCGTGGCCGCAGCCACCGCCTCGGTGATTGAAGCGGTTAGGTTGGCCGTCAATCTGGCCGCCTTGCGCGAGCTCCCCGTGCCGGGACTCACCGAGTTGCAGGACGCCAGCCTCGCTACACTTTGCCACGGCGACGAGGTGATGTACCGCCTGGTGCAGGAACAGCTGGTGATCGGCGAACGCGTTGGCGAAGTGGACGAGTCTGCCCCGCAGCCACCCCTGCAAGCCGACCTGACCCGCCAACAGAAGCGCCTGCGCTTGAAGCCCGAGGCCACCCCCAAGGACATCAGCCTCGATCTGCGCACCGAAGCGGGCTTGGCGAAGTCCACGCTCCTCCACCGCCTCGTGCTACTCGAGGTCACCTGGGGCGAGTTGCTGGATG
The DNA window shown above is from Pseudomonadota bacterium and carries:
- a CDS encoding DUF5682 family protein, with translation MPAPVHILGIRHHGPGSAASLVRALDALAPAHVLIEGPPEASDLISLATLPGMAPPIALLVYPKGQPEVARFYPFAEYSPEWQAMRWALRHEVPVEFVDQPFELPPEPEETTESEDADTGSVPEDTEQDTTQVLLQQDPLQALATAAGHSDGEAWWNALVEQSVNAPSVFEAITKAMASVRESADEIPPRELAREAFMRLRLRQVEKESDGPVAFICGAWHAPALLERPSLAQDRALVKGRKRVNVEGCWVPWTDRRLAYASGYGAGVLSPGWYRHLWQRLADGDVVTLAAHWQAQAAELLRASGVAAATASVIEAVRLAVNLAALRELPVPGLTELQDASLATLCHGDEVMYRLVQEQLVIGERVGEVDESAPQPPLQADLTRQQKRLRLKPEATPKDISLDLRTEAGLAKSTLLHRLVLLEVTWGELLDAAAGRGTFREVWRLLWEPEHSVKLAEATLYGPTIAQAAAARATAHADEVSDCLALAELVRHCLLSDLPEAAERIIDRLQAVAVDTNDVFVLMQALSPMVEVQRYGSARQLPTAALDRLIDSLAVEVIAGIDYGIHGLDAQGDQEACTAIRSFHRSIALVGDEPLLVRWRDALGRLRDDRNGAPGVRGLSARLRYDDELDDSATTAKALSQALSPATAIDEAGRWLEGFLGEHGDVLLLDDTLLTLVDGWLTAQDEDTFLELIPMMRRAFSNFDANLRRRLLDLITRGSGTSGKGATHIGEDAAADAAFARALPLLNSLLGVSRDE